One genomic window of Punica granatum isolate Tunisia-2019 chromosome 1, ASM765513v2, whole genome shotgun sequence includes the following:
- the LOC116206453 gene encoding uncharacterized protein LOC116206453 — protein MRRSRSAELLPLDPEIERTLHRLRRENRRREELQVVEMADDDINRQIQGAARALRDYAVPTIMGSAIRRPTIPANNFELKPALIQMVQSNQFGGYPNESPDEHIAGFLQYCNTVKMNNVTDDVIRLQLFPFSLRDKARAWFNSLPQESITTWADLSSKFLRRFFPPARTARLRNEITNFTKFNGESLYEAWERFKEAIRKCPHHGLPDNLLIEVFYLSLDDTLRSLVDAAAGGALMGKNYDEASALIEEMASSAHNWQNERSKSRVASVNDMDTIANLTTQISALTTQVSKLTSAHSFNTNQVAFCELCSGPHSTLECMSGNPSASPNGEQVNFVNNFQRSNQGPYSNTYNPGWRNHPNFSWRNENNALKPPPGFQKQGPAQNAPPQQSQSRMEELMLSYMQKTDTMLQNQQATIRNLEGQISQISQQLSNRPSGSLPSNTEENPKGVNAIMLRSGKELEIVNRKAQTQEESPEKDKGKQKVEEPRQKSLGVKPYVPPVPFPRRLKQQQLDAQFAKFLDVFKKLQINIPFAEALQQMPSYARFMKDLLTKKRKFDGSEPVMLTGECSMILQKDLPNLPRKQRDQGSFTVPCTIGNFHFENVLIDSGASINLMPLSIFRKLGLGECKKTHVTLQLADRSIKYPKGIVENVLVKVDKFIFPVDFIVLEMEEDREVPMILGRPFLATGKALIDVEQGKLTLRVMNEQITFNVYDAIKKFDDGKSCYTIDIIDELISESVEEKAGVDTMESVLRDLDDWSDDDEHEEESVEKVSEIKARYYEELGTSATKPVSSLTQSPVLELKPLPSHLKYAYLGIDDTLPIIISSSLTGDQEQQLLSVLREHKEAIGWTIADIKGISPLICTHRIMLEAECKPIVQPQRRLNPTLKEVVKKEVLKLLDAGIIYPISDSKWVSPVQVVPKKGGMTVVKNEVNKLIPTRTVTGWRVCIDYRKLNDATRKDHLPLPFIDQMLEKLAGHDYYCFLDGYSGYNQIHIAPEDQEKTTFTCPYGTFAFRRMPFGLCNAPATFQRCMMSIFSDMLENFIEIFMDDFSVFGKSFESCLTNLGCVLKRCKETNLLLNWEKCHFMVREGIVLGHKVSKKGIEVDRAKVEIIEKLPPPTSTKGVRSFLGHAGFYRRFIKDFSKISRPLCNLLEKDSAFVFNDNCLQAFNLLKEKLTSAPVIVAPNWELPFELMCDASDYAVGAVLGQRRGEKRLLQLNQMAEMREEAYENARIYKERAKRWHDRNILKREFLPGQKVLLYNSRLKLFPVELKSEDDRTFKVNGHLLKHYFEGENIDGDATTVDLANSVEELEKSN, from the exons ATGCGCAGGAGTAGAAGTGCTGAACTTCTACCATTAGATCCTGAGATAGAGCGCACCTTGCATCGGTTGAGAAGAGAGaacagaagaagggaagaattgCAGGTAGTTGAGATGGCAGATGATGACATCAACCGCCAAATACAGGGTGCTGCCAGAGCACTTCGAGACTATGCAGTACCTACTATTATGGGTTCTGCGATCAGAAGGCCCACTATTCCAGCTAATAACTTTGAACTGAAGCCAGCACTCATCCAGATGGTTCAATCAAATCAGTTTGGAGGATATCCCAACGAGAGTCCTGATGAGCATATTGCAGGATTCCTCCAATACTGTAACACGGTAAAGATGAATAATGTCACTGATGATGTTATTAGATTAcagctttttcctttctcgctTAGGGATAAAGCGAGAGCCTGGTTCAATTCACTGCCACAAGAGTCCATCACCACCTGGGCCGACCTTTCATCTAAGTTTCTCAGGAGATTTTTCCCACCAGCTAGGACTGCAAGATTGAGGAACGAAATCACTAACTTCACCAAGTTCAATGGTGAATCACTTTATGAGgcatgggagagattcaaggaGGCAATCAGAAAGTGCCCACATCACGGATTGCCAGATAATCTCCTAATTGAGGTCTTCTATCTTAGCCTGGATGATACATTGAGGTCTCTAGTAGATGCTGCAGCAGGAGGCGCACTGATGGGTAAGAATTATGATGAAGCAAGTGCTTTGATAGAAGAGATGGCCTCCAGTGCACATAATTGGCAGaatgaaagaagtaaatcaaGAGTGGCATCAGTCAATGACATGGACACTATTGCTAATTTGACAACCCAGATTTCAGCTCTCACTACCCAGGTAAGTAAACTCACCTCAGCACATTCTTTTAATACTAATCAGGTTGCTTTTTGTGAGTTGTGTTCAGGACCACATTCGACtcttgaatgcatgtctggAAATCCCTCGGCTTCACCCAATGGAGAGCAAGTGAACTTTGTCAACAACTTCCAACGGAGTAATCAAGGGCCTTATTCGAACACTTACAATCCCGGGTGGCGTAATCATCCTaatttctcatggaggaaTGAGAATAATGCACTTAAACCGCCACCTGGATTCCAAAAGCAAGGCCCTGCTCAGAATGCTCCACCTCAGCAAAGTCAGTCGAGAATGGAAGAGCTCATGTTGAGCTATATGCAAAAGACTGACACCATGCTACAGAATCAACAAGCCACTATTCGAAACCTAGAGGGTCAGATTAGTCAGATTTCTCAGCAATTGAGTAATAGACCATCAGGGTCTTTACCCAGCAACACTGAAGAGAACCCCAAGGGTGTCAATGCTATAATGCTGAGGAGTGGCAAGGAATTGGAAATAGTCAATAGAAAAGCTCAAACTCAGGAGGAGAGTCCGGAGAAAGACAAAGGTAAGCAAAAGGTGGAGGAACCAAGGCAGAAGTCACTAGGGGTGAAACCGTATGTTCCTCCTGTCCCTTTTCCAAGAAGATTGAAGCAACAACAGTTGGACGCCCAATTTGCTAAATTCCTAGATGTTTTTAAAAAGCTGCAAATCAACATTCCATTTGCAGAAGCACTCCAGCAGATGCCTTCATATGCTAGATTCATGAAGGATCTGCTCACTAAAAAGAGGAAGTTTGATGGGAGTGAGCCTGTGATGCTTACAGGAGAGTGTTCTATGATTCTCCAAAAGGACTTGCCTAACTTACCACGCAAACAAAGAGATCAGGGGAGTTTCACTGTTCCTTGTACTATagggaattttcattttgagaacGTTCTTATCGATTCAGGtgcaagtataaatttaatgcctctgtctattttcaggaaacttggacttggagaatgcaaGAAAACTCATGTTACCTTGCAACTTGCTGACAGGAGTATCAAATATCCAAAGGGTATTGTTGAGAATGTCCTGGTGAAGGTAGACAAATTTATATTTCCAGTCGACTTCATAGTcttggagatggaggaggacAGAGAGGTGCCCATGATCCTTGGCAGACCGTTCCTTGCGACAGGTAAAGCATTAATAGATGTGGAACAAGGTAAGCTCACTTTAAGAGTTATGAATgaacaaataacttttaatgtttatgacgccataaagaaatttgatgatggcaaatcatgttacaccattgatattattgatgaGCTTATCTCTGAGTCTGTGGAGGAGAAAGCAGGTGTGGATACAATGGAATCAGTCCTTAGGGATCTGGACGATtggagtgatgatgatgagcatgaggaagaatctGTGGAGAAGGTATCAGAAATCAAGGCTCGCTACTATGAGGAGCTGGGCACTAGTGCGACAAAACCAGTATCATCTTTGACACAGTCCCCGGTGCTAGAACTTAAACCATTGCCTAGCCATTTAAAATATGCCTATCTTGGAATAGATGATACTTTGCCaataattatctcttcttccttgacaGGTGATCAGGAGCAACAGCTCCTAAGCGTGCTGAGAGAGCACAAGGAGGCAATAGGATGGACTATTGCAGATATCAAAGGGATCAGCCCTTTGATTTGCACTCACAGGATAATGTTGGAAGCTGAGTGCAAACCCATAGTGCAACCACAGAGGCGACTTAACCCAACTCTCAAAGAGGTAGTGAAGAAAGAAGTGCTTAAACTGTTGGATGCAGGTATTATCTATCCTATCTCAGATAGTAAATGGGTTAGTCCTGTTCAAGTAGTGCCCAAAAAGGGTGGTATGACTGTGGTTAAAAATGAGGTCAATAAATTAATCCCGACTCGTACTGTGACTGGGTGGAGAGTTTGTATAGATTACAGGAAACTAAATGATGCTACCCGTAAAGACCATTTACCCCTCCCCTTCATTGATCAGATGCTAGAAAAACTTGCAGggcatgattattattgttttctagaTGGTTATTCTggttacaatcagattcatatAGCACCCGAGGACCAGGAGAAAACCACATTTACTTGTCCTTATGGCACTTTTGCCTTTAGGagaatgcctttcggtctctgtAATGCACCTGCCACTTTCCAGAGGTGCATGATGTCTATATTTTCTGACATGttagagaattttattgaaatatttatggatgatttctctgtttttgggaagtcatttgaatctTGTCTGACAAATTTAGGCTGTGTGCTTAAAAGATGTAAGGAGACTAATCTGCTTCTGAACTGGGAGAAATGTCATTTTATGGTAAGAGAGGGTATAGTCTTAGGTCACAAGGTGTCAAAGAAAGGGATTGAAGTTGATCGAGCAAAAGTGGAGATAATAGAGAAGTTGCCACCACCCACTTCAACAAAAGgagtaaggagcttcttaggacatgCTGGCTTCTACAGGAGATTTATCAaggacttttctaaaatctctagacctctttgtaatttacttgaaaaagattctgcttttgtttttaatgacaattgtttgcaggcattcaatttattgaaggaGAAACTCACTTCTGCACCAGTGATCGTTGCACCTAATTGGGAGCTTCCGTTTGAGCTGATGTGTGATGCCAGCGACTATGCTGTAGGAGCAGTACTTGGGCAAAGGAGAG GTGAAAAGAGATTGCTCCAATTGAATCAGATGGCTGAGATGAGAGAGGAAGCATATGAAAATGCTAGGATATACAAGGAGCGAGCCAAGCGATGGCATGATAGGAACATCCTAAAGCGAGAGTTTTTGCCTGGTCAGAAAGTCCTATTATACAACTCTCGCTTGAAGTTGTTCCCAG TTGAGCTGAAGTCAGAAGATGACCGCACTTTTAAAGTAAACGGTCATCTTCTCAAGCATTACTTTGAAGGGGAAAATATTGATGGTGATGCCACTACGGTGGATCTAGCAAATTCGGTTGAAGAATTGGAAAAGTCGAACTAG
- the LOC116192155 gene encoding G-type lectin S-receptor-like serine/threonine-protein kinase SD2-5 isoform X1: protein MEGWHRGISFLDCSVFVSVSVLMILCGVAMAGFQTVGKVSPGFGGTQMNWIDKDGKFLVSNDSNFAFGFITMSSDVTLFLLGIVHVGTQTVVWSANWESPVSNSDKFSFNENGDVVLYKSGTVVWSTGTGNKGVSAMEMQDSGNLVLVRSDGGTVWQSFSHPSDTLLSNQEFTEGMKLVGIGAKNPSYSLEIKSGDMLLSAGYRTPQPYWSMGKDTRKIVNKGGGQISSAKLEANSWSFYDKNKNLLWKFVFSQNTDPNATWIAVLGQDGTVSFTNLPSTGSGSVVTSPTKIPSNSCSTPKPCDPYLVCHDTNNRCSCLPALQSYTNCSSGFVSPPCSPKGLTTRLVSAGDGISYFALSFILPNIDNANLESCKSSCLSNCSCLAMFFQNSTGSCYIFDSVGAFQSSSKSSDFAAYIKVPGNGGTGTSSGGSESSKKHAAVIAVIAVSTIIVILGLIYGGFRYYKSKSKLPETPQDGSEDNFLESLTGMPVRFAYKDLQTATNNFTTKLGQGGFGSVYEGTLPEGTRLAVKKLEGIGQGKKEFRAEVCIIGSIHHHHLVRLRGFCAEGAHRLLAYEYMANGSLDKWIFRKDKGEMLNWNTRFNIALGTAKGLAYLHEDCDAKIVHCDIKPENVLLDENFLAKVSDFGLAKLMTREQSNVFTTLRGTRGYLAPEWITNYAISEKSDVYSYGMVLLEIIGGRKNFDPSETSEKSHFPSYAFKMMEEGKLRDLLDSCLTYDESDERVITAIKVALWCIQEDMALRPSMTRVVQMLEGLCPVPQPPTSSPLGGRLYSSFFKSISEEGTSSGPSDCNSDAYLSAVRLSGPR from the coding sequence ATGGAAGGATGGCATAGAGGGATCTCCTTTCTGGACTGCTCTGTTTTTGTTTCTGTTTCCGTGTTGATGATTCTATGTGGGGTTGCTATGGCTGGTTTTCAGACCGTTGGGAAGGTTAGCCCCGGGTTTGGTGGGACCCAGATGAACTGGATTGACAAGGACGGGAAGTTCCTCGTATCTAATGACTCGAACTTCGCCTTCGGTTTCATCACGATGAGCAGTGATGTCACCCTGTTCTTGCTCGGCATCGTACATGTCGGGACCCAGACCGTGGTATGGTCCGCCAATTGGGAATCACCTGTCTCGAATTCTGACAAGTTCTCGTTCAACGAGAACGGGGATGTGGTCCTGTACAAGAGTGGTACTGTGGTCTGGTCCACAGGAACCGGTAACAAAGGTGTTTCCGCAATGGAGATGCAGGATTCAGGAAATCTTGTCTTGGTCAGATCCGATGGTGGGACTGTTTGGCAGAGTTTTAGCCACCCGAGCGACACCCTCTTATCGAACCAGGAATTCACGGAGGGAATGAAGCTCGTGGGAATCGGAGCGAAGAACCCGAGCTATTCTCTCGAGATCAAGTCTGGGGACATGCTCCTCTCTGCGGGGTACCGGACACCACAGCCCTACTGGTCCATGGGGAAAGACACTCGGAAAATCGTAAACAAGGGCGGCGGGCAAATCAGTTCTGCGAAACTTGAGGCAAACTCGTGGAGCTTCTATGATAAGAACAAGAACTTGCTCTGGAAGTTCGTCTTCTCGCAGAATACCGACCCAAATGCGACTTGGATTGCAGTACTTGGGCAGGATGGAACAGTATCTTTCACAAACCTCCCTAGCACTGGCTCGGGCAGTGTCGTGACATCCCCAACAAAGATCCCAAGCAACTCGTGTAGCACACCCAAGCCTTGCGACCCTTACTTGGTCTGTCATGATACTAATAATCGGTGCAGTTGCCTCCCAGCTCTTCAATCTTACACGAACTGCTCATCGGGGTTTGTTTCTCCTCCATGCAGTCCAAAGGGCCTCACAACGAGGCTTGTCAGTGCGGGAGATGGAATCAGCTACTTTGCTCTCAGTTTCATCTTGCCTAACATTGATAATGCCAACCTTGAGAGCTGCAAATCTTCTTGTCTAAGTAACTGCTCGTGCCTCGCCATGTTCTTTCAAAACAGCACTGGGAGCTGTTACATTTTTGATTCTGTTGGGGCATTCCAGAGCTCCAGCAAGAGCTCGGACTTTGCAGCATACATCAAGGTACCGGGCAATGGAGGGACTGGGACAAGCTCGGGTGGCAGTGAGAGCAGCAAGAAGCATGCTGCAGTCATTGCTGTAATCGCTGTCTCAACAATTATCGTGATCCTCGGTTTGATATATGGAGGTTTTCGGTACTATAAGTCGAAGTCGAAGTTGCCCGAGACTCCTCAAGATGGTTCGGAGGATAACTTCCTAGAGAGCTTGACAGGGATGCCAGTACGTTTTGCCTACAAAGACCTCCAAACAGCAACTAACAACTTTACAACGAAACTCGGCCAGGGCGGATTTGGTTCGGTGTACGAGGGAACCCTACCTGAAGGAACGAGGCTAGCAGTGAAGAAGTTAGAAGGGATCGGGCAGGGGAAGAAAGAGTTCCGAGCTGAGGTTTGCATCATTGGGAGCATCCACCACCACCACTTGGTCCGCCTCAGGGGCTTTTGTGCCGAGGGAGCCCATCGCCTCCTCGCTTATGAGTATATGGCTAACGGGTCCCTTGATAAGTGGATATTTAGGAAAGACAAAGGGGAAATGCTCAACTGGAACACCCGATTCAATATCGCACTTGGGACTGCAAAGGGTTTAGCGTACCTGCACGAGGATTGTGATGCGAAGATCGTGCATTGTGATATAAAGCCCGAGAATGTTCTCTTAGACGAGAATTTCCTCGCTAAGGTCTCTGATTTCGGGCTGGCTAAGCTGATGACGCGGGAGCAGAGCAATGTGTTCACAACCCTTCGGGGCACAAGGGGATACCTTGCGCCCGAGTGGATAACAAACTATGCCATTTCGGAGAAAAGCGACGTGTACAGCTACGGGATGGTGCTGCTGGAGATCATTGGTGGGCGAAAGAACTTCGACCCCTCAGAGACATCCGAGAAGTCCCATTTCCCTTCCTACGCGTTCAAGATGATGGAGGAAGGGAAGTTGAGGGACCTCCTAGACTCATGCCTGACTTATGACGAAAGTGATGAGCGGGTAATTACAGCTATTAAGGTCGCCCTATGGTGCATACAGGAGGACATGGCCCTCAGGCCATCGATGACTCGGGTGGTGCAAATGCTTGAGGGGCTCTGTCCGGTTCCTCAGCCCCCGACTTCCTCTCCGTTAGGGGGTCGGCTTTACTCGAGCTTCTTCAAATCAATCAGCGAAGAGGGGACTTCATCGGGGCCATCGGATTGCAATAGCGATGCTTATCTCTCTGCTGTTCGGCTATCTGGCCCGAGATAA
- the LOC116192155 gene encoding G-type lectin S-receptor-like serine/threonine-protein kinase SD2-5 isoform X2 yields the protein MNWIDKDGKFLVSNDSNFAFGFITMSSDVTLFLLGIVHVGTQTVVWSANWESPVSNSDKFSFNENGDVVLYKSGTVVWSTGTGNKGVSAMEMQDSGNLVLVRSDGGTVWQSFSHPSDTLLSNQEFTEGMKLVGIGAKNPSYSLEIKSGDMLLSAGYRTPQPYWSMGKDTRKIVNKGGGQISSAKLEANSWSFYDKNKNLLWKFVFSQNTDPNATWIAVLGQDGTVSFTNLPSTGSGSVVTSPTKIPSNSCSTPKPCDPYLVCHDTNNRCSCLPALQSYTNCSSGFVSPPCSPKGLTTRLVSAGDGISYFALSFILPNIDNANLESCKSSCLSNCSCLAMFFQNSTGSCYIFDSVGAFQSSSKSSDFAAYIKVPGNGGTGTSSGGSESSKKHAAVIAVIAVSTIIVILGLIYGGFRYYKSKSKLPETPQDGSEDNFLESLTGMPVRFAYKDLQTATNNFTTKLGQGGFGSVYEGTLPEGTRLAVKKLEGIGQGKKEFRAEVCIIGSIHHHHLVRLRGFCAEGAHRLLAYEYMANGSLDKWIFRKDKGEMLNWNTRFNIALGTAKGLAYLHEDCDAKIVHCDIKPENVLLDENFLAKVSDFGLAKLMTREQSNVFTTLRGTRGYLAPEWITNYAISEKSDVYSYGMVLLEIIGGRKNFDPSETSEKSHFPSYAFKMMEEGKLRDLLDSCLTYDESDERVITAIKVALWCIQEDMALRPSMTRVVQMLEGLCPVPQPPTSSPLGGRLYSSFFKSISEEGTSSGPSDCNSDAYLSAVRLSGPR from the coding sequence ATGAACTGGATTGACAAGGACGGGAAGTTCCTCGTATCTAATGACTCGAACTTCGCCTTCGGTTTCATCACGATGAGCAGTGATGTCACCCTGTTCTTGCTCGGCATCGTACATGTCGGGACCCAGACCGTGGTATGGTCCGCCAATTGGGAATCACCTGTCTCGAATTCTGACAAGTTCTCGTTCAACGAGAACGGGGATGTGGTCCTGTACAAGAGTGGTACTGTGGTCTGGTCCACAGGAACCGGTAACAAAGGTGTTTCCGCAATGGAGATGCAGGATTCAGGAAATCTTGTCTTGGTCAGATCCGATGGTGGGACTGTTTGGCAGAGTTTTAGCCACCCGAGCGACACCCTCTTATCGAACCAGGAATTCACGGAGGGAATGAAGCTCGTGGGAATCGGAGCGAAGAACCCGAGCTATTCTCTCGAGATCAAGTCTGGGGACATGCTCCTCTCTGCGGGGTACCGGACACCACAGCCCTACTGGTCCATGGGGAAAGACACTCGGAAAATCGTAAACAAGGGCGGCGGGCAAATCAGTTCTGCGAAACTTGAGGCAAACTCGTGGAGCTTCTATGATAAGAACAAGAACTTGCTCTGGAAGTTCGTCTTCTCGCAGAATACCGACCCAAATGCGACTTGGATTGCAGTACTTGGGCAGGATGGAACAGTATCTTTCACAAACCTCCCTAGCACTGGCTCGGGCAGTGTCGTGACATCCCCAACAAAGATCCCAAGCAACTCGTGTAGCACACCCAAGCCTTGCGACCCTTACTTGGTCTGTCATGATACTAATAATCGGTGCAGTTGCCTCCCAGCTCTTCAATCTTACACGAACTGCTCATCGGGGTTTGTTTCTCCTCCATGCAGTCCAAAGGGCCTCACAACGAGGCTTGTCAGTGCGGGAGATGGAATCAGCTACTTTGCTCTCAGTTTCATCTTGCCTAACATTGATAATGCCAACCTTGAGAGCTGCAAATCTTCTTGTCTAAGTAACTGCTCGTGCCTCGCCATGTTCTTTCAAAACAGCACTGGGAGCTGTTACATTTTTGATTCTGTTGGGGCATTCCAGAGCTCCAGCAAGAGCTCGGACTTTGCAGCATACATCAAGGTACCGGGCAATGGAGGGACTGGGACAAGCTCGGGTGGCAGTGAGAGCAGCAAGAAGCATGCTGCAGTCATTGCTGTAATCGCTGTCTCAACAATTATCGTGATCCTCGGTTTGATATATGGAGGTTTTCGGTACTATAAGTCGAAGTCGAAGTTGCCCGAGACTCCTCAAGATGGTTCGGAGGATAACTTCCTAGAGAGCTTGACAGGGATGCCAGTACGTTTTGCCTACAAAGACCTCCAAACAGCAACTAACAACTTTACAACGAAACTCGGCCAGGGCGGATTTGGTTCGGTGTACGAGGGAACCCTACCTGAAGGAACGAGGCTAGCAGTGAAGAAGTTAGAAGGGATCGGGCAGGGGAAGAAAGAGTTCCGAGCTGAGGTTTGCATCATTGGGAGCATCCACCACCACCACTTGGTCCGCCTCAGGGGCTTTTGTGCCGAGGGAGCCCATCGCCTCCTCGCTTATGAGTATATGGCTAACGGGTCCCTTGATAAGTGGATATTTAGGAAAGACAAAGGGGAAATGCTCAACTGGAACACCCGATTCAATATCGCACTTGGGACTGCAAAGGGTTTAGCGTACCTGCACGAGGATTGTGATGCGAAGATCGTGCATTGTGATATAAAGCCCGAGAATGTTCTCTTAGACGAGAATTTCCTCGCTAAGGTCTCTGATTTCGGGCTGGCTAAGCTGATGACGCGGGAGCAGAGCAATGTGTTCACAACCCTTCGGGGCACAAGGGGATACCTTGCGCCCGAGTGGATAACAAACTATGCCATTTCGGAGAAAAGCGACGTGTACAGCTACGGGATGGTGCTGCTGGAGATCATTGGTGGGCGAAAGAACTTCGACCCCTCAGAGACATCCGAGAAGTCCCATTTCCCTTCCTACGCGTTCAAGATGATGGAGGAAGGGAAGTTGAGGGACCTCCTAGACTCATGCCTGACTTATGACGAAAGTGATGAGCGGGTAATTACAGCTATTAAGGTCGCCCTATGGTGCATACAGGAGGACATGGCCCTCAGGCCATCGATGACTCGGGTGGTGCAAATGCTTGAGGGGCTCTGTCCGGTTCCTCAGCCCCCGACTTCCTCTCCGTTAGGGGGTCGGCTTTACTCGAGCTTCTTCAAATCAATCAGCGAAGAGGGGACTTCATCGGGGCCATCGGATTGCAATAGCGATGCTTATCTCTCTGCTGTTCGGCTATCTGGCCCGAGATAA